Genomic window (Theileria annulata chromosome 4, complete sequence, *** SEQUENCING IN PROGRESS ***):
CAAAGATTCTTATGTTCTcgataatgattttaaagatGTATGTGAACTACTTTTATATCCTATTTAATACATTGAATCCATATAAATATGCTTCAAGGTTTTAAAATACGAAGCTCACGGAGCGAATAAAGaatgtgtatattatttagcTAAAATCGCGGATTTTTCAAAACATCAAGTCACACTCTCTGACGAGCACACTGATTACGCGTATCTATAACACagttataaatataacaacTGTACATTAATTCTTAGATGGGTTGGAATAGAAGATATACCTAGGTACTGTGACAAAGAATCACTGCGTACAATGTTCGTTAAGGCTCATGATTACCTATCAAAActtttaaataactaatttataatGTGTTTGTCTATTTAGCATATTAGCCATTAGATTAGTGAGATTTGTCAAGATTTAGCTTCATTGCTTGCCTTCTACATAGTTCTTGCAATTCCTCAGTATTTATATCAGACggattaaaaaatacataGCGGACTACAGACCCGCGAACAAAACAATTTACTACAGACAACTAAAaaagttattaaatattgttaaattagaaaataatcATAAAACAGGAGTGGTAGAAACTTTATAAATAAGTACCAGATGCGGATAACGTTGAGTGTCATTAGCGGTGACGTTTGTAAGCTTTATGTTGAGATATTGATCGACGGAGTGAAGTTTGCCTGAGATTTGTAAGTCGTTCTTCAGCTCAACTGTAACCTTCGCATTCTTCTCGACCAAActttgaaaaaaattataaaataactaaagCAATTTATAGgtttatgtataaaatttaccATTATTCATAAAATCATCTATATGTAAgatacaatatattaaataattatataacacCCACACCATAATTATggataatttaattataaactattattattataattaatgaaaatttaattaaattaaggaattaaacataaaaatataaattggAATGAAATATAACGGGAATggaattttaatgaattttaatgtgtaatgtattttttaattatttcctATTAActctttaaaatattacaaagAAATTTGTTATcaattttacattaataTAGAGGTATTATACATGAGTAATGTTGCACTGGGTGGGTTGTTGTTTCTCACACTTTTACTACCGTTGTTGTTACACAAATACTAACCGATTCCTACACCTGTGGATGGgctaataataaaatttatgtgtcaaaataataaaattaatattaaattgagGATATAAATAGGATGAACGAGAAGAATAATGAATTGGCACTGTTATGCCATGATTGCACCTGTGTATGTGTATATTACGTTGTTTGGTTGTCGTTAGTATATTCAGTCTCTAACGCCCTAGAGCTTTTATTCATGTATTTATAACCTAATAgattacatttttatataccATTTTATATGTTTCATGGTATTAAATTGctttttattcattatttattacgCGTTTTAAAACTCATCTTTAACTTAACATTAAgcaaataaatttatcgatttctattaaatatgaatgttttaaaattttcaatcTCGTATTTAATCATTCTGATCCAATTTTCGTACAACAATGGTATTCCTCACACTATTATGTTATTCTATACATTCcttttaatttacacatttttatttatttatgtaatttatgtatttttcaaaaactatttttattatttcaaccTTTTTAGtcaatttaaatattctaataatttctCTAAATCAACAAACACATTATGAAATGTGTAATCTcaatgtaataataatgttttaGTGATATGTAATCCTGCATTTGATGAATCTGACGTTCAGCATTCACCTAAATCAGTATTTTCACCTAAAGTTACCAAAAGCCTCAAGGAGCGTCTAAACCACTACGGTTCATTAGCTCCTTCGCCTTCTTACAAACCCAATGCCACCGATACGGATACAGAAAAGCTGTCTAAAGAAGAAGTAACCCAACGTGAGGAAGAAGACACTAAAGTCAAAGAACAAGGTAATAACCATAATGAAGAGAATCCTAATGTAGAGGAGAATCTAGTAACAGAACATCATCAAGAAGATCTTGGTGGACAAAAACTTAATGAAGCGGAGAATACAGTAAGCGAACTTAACGAAGACCTCGGTGGAGAAAATCCCAATTTAGAGGAGACTCTAGTAACAGAACATCGACACGTATATCTTGGTGGAGAAAGACCTAATCAGCCAGATCCCGCTGATATTGCAAATGTACCATATGATACATCAAGCACTGATTTACCAAGTCATAAGGAAGAGGAACCTCAAGTACATGAGGAAGAAATTAAAGAGGTTAAAGTAGATAATTTGGAAGAGACTCTAACTCCTCAGGAACATCCATCACCTACTGAACCAAAAACTAATCCAAAACCGAAGGATAAACAGTACAGTTTTACAGATATCGATGGTTCTATGTTTAGCAACCTTGAGGAGTTGAAAAAGTGCACTGAAACCCCTCACGACTTTGTAGTAATGCTCGATGAATCAGACAGTATATCTAATTATAACTGGAAGAGATATGTCAAGCAGTTTACCACCCTAATTGCGACCGCAATTTCACAACTTAATCAAGATAATACCCTGTCAGTATTACATTACTCCGATGTTCCTACCTTGGCAATAAACACCCAGAAAATCGATCCAAATTCTTTCAAAACAACAGAAGATAAGATCAAACAAATATTCGAAAGGAGACGCTCATACGGAAATAATTACACAGGAAAAGCGCTAGAATATGTTAGAAAAGAACTATTCCACCTTCCTGAAATCGCAGAGGGAAGTTCTTCTGATTCTCCAGATACCAGTAACAAAGTGGTTATATTAGTGACTGACGGAGCTGCAAAAGACATTGAGAAGGCCTATTACGAGTCTCTTACTCTGAGGTATAACAGAGTTGAACTTTTTGTGTTCGGTGTAGGATTTGTACAAGAAGAAGAATGCAGAAAGCTGGTTGGTTGTCCAAGCGAAGGGCTCTGTTACAACTTCTTCTATGCCTCATGGAACTCTGTGGCACAACATCTGCAAGAGTTGGTCGACTCTATGTGCAGAGATTTGGGTCGAAACGCCACCTGCAAGGAATTATGGTCAGAATTTAGTGAATGTTCCCGCCCTTGCGGTGGTGGTACCAAAAAGGCAACTTTGCTTAGGTATACAACCTTAACGGAGGCTACTGCTGGTTCAGATGGTAAAAAGGGTCTTAGCTGTGATGaacaatataaatatatgtcTGAAAAGGTTGTGCGATGTAATGAGCACCCCTGTCCTCCTGACCAGACCACACTTTTCGGAGATTTAATCAATCCTAAGAACGGTTTGTCCGCTGACACTGACATGTTAACGGAGGTGAAAAGGCATTTGAGAGATGATAATACCGTCGATACACATATGAGGACTAAGAATCTTGGAGATACGGTTCATCGCAGACATCATTCTCACACTTACTCGAGTAGAAGGGTACCTGAGAGGAGGGAGCGTAAACCCGATCCTGTTGgtactaaaattttaaatgacTTATTGGATGACAAGAAAGAACCCGAAACTTTACCATTCCAGTTACTTGGTGAAAATGAACACCATGTACAAGTTGAACGTATATTGGATCAAAGTGAAGTGGATACTCCAGTACGTAAGCACACTCAAACTTCTCCCGTCAGACATCCAACTTATCAAACTACACCTCCACCAAGTCCTCCCACACATTCGGATTCAGATTCTTCCACTGATTCTGATTCAGTTTCTACAACGGATTCAGATTCAAGCTCAGGTCCTTCGTTAGAATCAGTTCCATCAAGTTTCAATCACCATGAAACACCAACTAAAGTTGATAGAGAAGTCCAAACAAGAAATTTAGTGGATCAGGGTATTCAAACTGATCCTGAAAAGGTTGACAGCACCTCACAAACGGAGAGTAATAAGCAAGATGGGAATTCACAGACCGATCGCCATACCAGCCAGGAATTGGCCACACTAACATACGATAAATTAAAGCAGCTTGTCCATGGTGAACATGGCGCTAATACTAAACGTGAAGCAACTGAACAAAATAGTAATGTACTAGAGGATGCTGTTAGGGAAGGCGTGAATAAAGTTGACCAACATCTTAAAGAAACCATGCAACAGTTACAAGGTTGGTTATTACTAAATATTAGTTTActtatttatgtttatcTCTGTTCATATTTTCTTAGGGGGAAGATGGAAATCGTTTGTACTAAAATTTAAGcaaaaatttaaacagTTACTCGAGAAtgaaaatttcaaaaaacTAAGTACCATATCTAaacatttataaatatttattttgttaCATATTTTGAGGCTAtggtataataattttataggCGCTGTATTgatagtaataatattatcgGCAATATCAATATCATTCTTTTCATATCTTTTCCTAAGAGAgtaatacattattttattattcaacaacaatatttatttttagattaCATTATTAGATATTGTGTTGATTCAAATGTGTTTAGGAGAGAACCTGTGCGTCGGTTATTTGATCCAAACGACCAAGAGTTCATGAACGCAGGAGACGGAGATGATGTGGAACCCTCAGAAAACTATCAAGTCTCCAATATGGAGGATGGAATCTGGGCCTAAGGCTACACACATCTCTGGTCACAAAAATTATAGGATATAGTTTTACACAGTTGAAGGTTCAATGAATATTTAAGGGGATTTATGAATAAGTAAACGGTTTTAATGGTTTAAATCAAATGcagtttaataaattgtttaaaatgtagtttaaaaattcaaatttaccTTAACAAATCGAATGtagtttaataattctaaaatgGAAATTAATGATTCTAAAATAGCAGTTCAATTGTTCTAGAATGATGGTTTATggtaaaattgttttaaatgCGGTAAAAGATAACGAAACTGATTTAATGGgtttaattgtttaaacACACAATGGGGTGTAATTCTATTTAAGCTTTAGATTTAATCTCCAAgctaatatttttaatcttttcaGTACATATTAACttgtatttaatttgttctTTCAGATTCTCAAAATTTCTTGTAGGATTCCAACTTTTTAAACTGATAGTTTGATTTACTAATAGTTTTTAAAACtgtttaataaataatataccaAAAAATTCCTAAATAATTTCGAAATgacattttttaatttgtcCCTTAACACTGTAAAAAAGCTAAGATGTAATACAGCTGGTAGATTGTGTAGAGGACTGGTAACAAAGAGTGAAGCGACCTGCACCCGGAAGGTGTATGGCGAGAATGACAAGGTAACCTTGGGCCCACCCACCTATACCATTTTTTCACCCGAGGTGTGTCTTACGCTAAAGCTAAAGCGTGACGAATTGACTGGCGATAACGGCCTTTTGCTGACTGGAATGACCCGTTTGAAAGACGGCTCTAACTCGTTCAACAAAAACTCGAGAATATCATCAGTTCTCCCTATGGAGACACTGGATCGCCTGAGCGAAGCTATAACAAAAAACTCAGAACACCCAGTCACCTTTGAAGGACTAGACGGTGGCTCAGTAGTTGTAACTAACAACAGTGATACCTTTTCGATAAAGTTATACCCAAGTCTCCCTGGGCTTAATTTAACGCCTGGAATGCTTCCAACAACTAAACCAAACTCGcacattaattttacaggGAACCATAATGAACATGCTTTAGTAAAGCATGCTCTACACGACCTCTCCTCTTCAAATTGTTAATTTCTTACAAacatttcattattaattattaaacttaTTTATAAGGAGTGTTGTTTCAAATGTGGTATTAGATAAGAACTCTAGAGTATACGAACACTCATGAGTTATCCTTAAGTTCACTGATAAGTCTCTTATCACACATTTgttcatttattattttaattaactGAAGTCGAGTGTTAAAAACATGATGgcaaacaaattaaatataatattattcattcTCATCACAATTACTACCACCAATGTTTCATCATGTAATTcaaagaaaataaatatatttatattatataaccTGATAATGAATGTGTAGATGATAAGGGGCTATATCCTGACGGTATAAAGAAACCGAGCTCCTACTGCCACAGGGAATTGGACTTAACAATATTAGTCGATGAATCCTCGAGTATCTATATTGAAGAGTGGAACAAACTCATTCCATTTCTTAAATCACTGGTGAgatcaataaatataagTCCAAATTATGTGCACTTGTCAATGGTCACCTTTTCCACTTCAATTCGGTGGTTAATATCATTTCTCGACCCAGCCTCTAAGGATGAGCAATTGGCCCTTGCTGTTCTGGACAAGCTGAAGAACAGTAAGCCTGTGTTTGGGTACACATTCACTGGACAGGCACTTAACTTTATTTCTGAGGCTGTTTATATGTTTGGTGCTAGGCGTAACTCTCCAAAGGGCATCATTATCATCACCGACGGATCCTCTACTCAGACAAACGTTACTTCTCAGGCGTCGGCTCTACTAAGGGATGCTGGTGTAACAATTCTAGTTGTTGGAGTTGGGAAGGCTAAAGAAAGCGAGTGTAGAGGTATAGTTGGTTGTTCTACCAAAGGAGAGTGCCCCCTTTTCTTTATGACCAACTGGGATGAAATTATCAGGAAGGTTGGGGAGTTGATGGCTGAGGTTTGTGAGACCATTCCTAAGGACGCCGTATGTAAGCCGATCTGGTCTGATTGGTCTAAGTGTGACGCCAAGTGCGGCATTGGGACGAGGTACCAAAAGTTGATGGGAGTTACTACAATTTCTGAGCCAACTGTCGGAACGAACGGCAAGTCCGGGAGGACATGTGAGATGATTTATGAGAACGTCGAGGTTCCAAAGGAGGAGTGCTCCGTTGAGTGTGATGAGCAGGGTGAAACGGAAGGAAGTCTTGACGAAAAAGAAGAAGAGTTGGAGCGGATGCGAAGGGAACTAGAGGAATACAAGGAAATGGAAGGTAATGAAAGAATGATGGAAGAGGAGATGGAGAGACACCAAAAAGATCACGATGAATATGAAGAAGAAAGTAGCAGTAGCAATGGTATCCCTAAGTCAAAATTAGTTATACTAaccattaattataaataattatactaatcATAGTAGTTAATTACCCCAAAAACCCTATATTAAgcaaatatatatgtatatttagAGGAATACAGCAGAGGAGGAGCTAAGATTGCTGGAGGAGTGGCTCTAGCACTGTTAATGCTTGCAGGCGGAGGTGGTTACACATACTACAAAAAGTACGGTTTATCTAGTTAATGttttgatataaatattaacttcataaaattaaaataataaattgtttagaAGGAAAGGAGTGAGTGAAACTACGAATTTGGATGAGGATTTTGCAGATTCTAGTGGGAACCGTGGTGTAAGGGAGAGTGTGGGTGAAGCTTACACAGTAACTGATTTAGATGATGGACTCTGGAGCCAATCCaatcaataataaaaataacacaatttatattctcTACACTTAATTTGGTACAATTAATgattaaatgtattttattgtatttaataTGTAACATAACTGTgaaatgtattatattaaatggaAATATACCAAGTTGGAGATTATTTGGCAAAAATTGCACAGTTGACTCCTTGGCTCAGGAACTGTACAGATATAACCTTAACAAATCTGACCAACACACTAGTATTAAACCTGAAGTTGTAGATTCTACTCGTGaagataaaaatgtaattaaaaatttttgtataaatcagcaaaatttaattttaaaacaattacTATTACCTTCtcttaaaaattataaaacttCAACCAACACATCTAATAATTCTACAAATTCTCAAAACACACCTAAAGTATGGATTTATccatatatatattatataataatgtttagGCTGAGGATAAATGGGAGTTTAAAGTTAATGATGATAGTAATAGGATAAGGTGTTCTGTTTTATCTGATGTGCCATCTGGCACTGTGATGGTTCGGCCTCTTAACAGTAAGGCTGAATTCACTTCACTTCCTGTTTTAAACACTCTTTTTCGCACCAGAACAAACATCATAAAGCTTATGTACCCAAAATATAACATAAAGAACCTTGATCAATTGTACCATTATGCCTCATTACAAGTATTTCTTACTCAGTTACACACCCTAACTTACTTACACACATTctaaacattaattttttagacAATGTTGATACGAGAAATGTGTGCGAATGACCGTTTACGTCGTTTATTTGTTGGATCAACTCTTTTATACGGGATAAAGATGAGTCAGGAGATAATATTAGACCTGTTTTTTTATATGATTAGgtctaaaatattttggAATCGCACTGTTTACTCCTACTGGTCCCAGTCTCTATCTGTACCTATACCTCTCCTAATCTTAACTGTTAACAATGTTATTAATATGTTTCTAAACACTGTTGGTTTTGTGGATTCCAAATTGAAGGATCACCTTGTTACTCTTGAGGGCTTAATGCTCAACAGGGATTTAAGGAAACGTTTCGAAAATGTTTATATCAAAGACAATAGTGGgttaattaaattacatCAAAATCATCTTGAttcttaatatattattttttaatatttatttttataaaattatttttttcataatattatttatataactatgtgtaaatattttattgtaGATATCATACACTATGTATTTTAAAGgttgtaaatataaataaaaagagTAAATAATCTTGTAAATCAGTTGTAAACACGTCTAGTAACagtttatttgtatttttgcTTGACATCTTAAGCCAATAGCAAAAAGCATTCCACGGGGTCATGCCTTCGGTTGGCCAGTGGTTTGGGTCGTGCCGTTTATACTCAATAACGTAACCTTTAGAATAAAATGCTGGTAACACCATAAGGAATGCACCAATAAGTTGCATAGGTAACAATATGTGGTCATCACTGCCAATACCAGAAAATCCTAATGCTAACATAAATTCATGACacatataatatactattgTTAGAAATGTGGACATTTTGGGTTGATTTATGATGGATCTGGCAATTGATGAATCTCTATGATGAAGTGAATATAGgaatataatttgaagtataatttgaagtggaataaatatatcaaaagCATTCCAACACCAAACCATAGGATTAGGTTCCCACTTCCAAACCTTACCACCATAGTAACAACAGTGAGTAGATTGGTGTTTATCATGGAACTC
Coding sequences:
- a CDS encoding Bis-(5' nucleosyl)-tetraphosphatase, putative (Tap349h10.p1c.cand.107 - score = 11.72;~SMART pfam:NUDIX (PF00293) at aa 8-141, E()=2.20e-17), with translation MDVKDVPSIRAAGIIIYNIDPSSNVVKYLLLKSSSKPFHWTPPKGRLDPGEESIDAAQRETLEEAGLSKDSYVLDNDFKDVLKYEAHGANKECVYYLAKIADFSKHQVTLSDEHTDYAWVGIEDIPRYCDKESLRTMFVKAHDYLSKLLNN
- a CDS encoding U6 snRNP protein Lsm2, putative — protein: MVNFIHKPINCFSYFIIFFKVWSRRMRRNDLQISGKLHSVDQYLNIKLTNVTANDTQRYPHLVLIYKLSVVNCFVRGSVVRYVFFNPSDINTEELQELCRRQAMKLNLDKSH
- a CDS encoding cell surface/extracellular protein, putative (1 probable transmembrane helix predicted for TA07750 by TMHMM2.0 at aa 838-860), which encodes MNVLKFSISYLIILIQFSYNNVICNPAFDESDVQHSPKSVFSPKVTKSLKERLNHYGSLAPSPSYKPNATDTDTEKLSKEEVTQREEEDTKVKEQGNNHNEENPNVEENLVTEHHQEDLGGQKLNEAENTVSELNEDLGGENPNLEETLVTEHRHVYLGGERPNQPDPADIANVPYDTSSTDLPSHKEEEPQVHEEEIKEVKVDNLEETLTPQEHPSPTEPKTNPKPKDKQYSFTDIDGSMFSNLEELKKCTETPHDFVVMLDESDSISNYNWKRYVKQFTTLIATAISQLNQDNTLSVLHYSDVPTLAINTQKIDPNSFKTTEDKIKQIFERRRSYGNNYTGKALEYVRKELFHLPEIAEGSSSDSPDTSNKVVILVTDGAAKDIEKAYYESLTLRYNRVELFVFGVGFVQEEECRKLVGCPSEGLCYNFFYASWNSVAQHLQELVDSMCRDLGRNATCKELWSEFSECSRPCGGGTKKATLLRYTTLTEATAGSDGKKGLSCDEQYKYMSEKVVRCNEHPCPPDQTTLFGDLINPKNGLSADTDMLTEVKRHLRDDNTVDTHMRTKNLGDTVHRRHHSHTYSSRRVPERRERKPDPVGTKILNDLLDDKKEPETLPFQLLGENEHHVQVERILDQSEVDTPVRKHTQTSPVRHPTYQTTPPPSPPTHSDSDSSTDSDSVSTTDSDSSSGPSLESVPSSFNHHETPTKVDREVQTRNLVDQGIQTDPEKVDSTSQTESNKQDGNSQTDRHTSQELATLTYDKLKQLVHGEHGANTKREATEQNSNVLEDAVREGVNKVDQHLKETMQQLQGGRWKSFVLKFKQKFKQLLENENFKKLSAVLIVIILSAISISFFSYLFLREREPVRRLFDPNDQEFMNAGDGDDVEPSENYQVSNMEDGIWA
- a CDS encoding thrombospondin-related protein, putative; this encodes MTFFNLSLNTVKKLRCNTAGRLCRGLVTKSEATCTRKVYGENDKVTLGPPTYTIFSPEVCLTLKLKRDELTGDNGLLLTGMTRLKDGSNSFNKNSRISSVLPMETLDRLSEAITKNSEHPVTFEGLDGGSVVVTNNSDTFSIKLYPSLPGLNLTPGMLPTTKPNSHINFTGNHNEHALVKHALHDLSSSNYDKGLYPDGIKKPSSYCHRELDLTILVDESSSIYIEEWNKLIPFLKSLVRSINISPNYVHLSMVTFSTSIRWLISFLDPASKDEQLALAVLDKLKNSKPVFGYTFTGQALNFISEAVYMFGARRNSPKGIIIITDGSSTQTNVTSQASALLRDAGVTILVVGVGKAKESECRGIVGCSTKGECPLFFMTNWDEIIRKVGELMAEVCETIPKDAVCKPIWSDWSKCDAKCGIGTRYQKLMGVTTISEPTVGTNGKSGRTCEMIYENVEVPKEECSVECDEQGETEGSLDEKEEELERMRRELEEYKEMEGNERMMEEEMERHQKDHDEYEEESSSSNEEYSRGGAKIAGGVALALLMLAGGGGYTYYKKYGLSRVSETTNLDEDFADSSGNRGVRESVGEAYTVTDLDDGLWSQSNQ
- a CDS encoding uncharacterized protein (Tap349h10.p1c.cand.110 - score = 17.61), giving the protein MIKCILLYLICNITVKCIILNGNIPSWRLFGKNCTVDSLAQELYRYNLNKSDQHTSIKPEVVDSTREDKNVIKNFCINQQNLILKQLLLPSLKNYKTSTNTSNNSTNSQNTPKAEDKWEFKVNDDSNRIRCSVLSDVPSGTVMVRPLNSKAEFTSLPVLNTLFRTRTNIIKLMYPKYNIKNLDQLYHYASLQTMLIREMCANDRLRRLFVGSTLLYGIKMSQEIILDLFFYMIRSKIFWNRTVYSYWSQSLSVPIPLLILTVNNVINMFLNTVGFVDSKLKDHLVTLEGLMLNRDLRKRFENVYIKDNSGLIKLHQNHLDS